One window from the genome of Lysobacter helvus encodes:
- a CDS encoding LysR family transcriptional regulator, producing the protein MSINWDDLKVALAIVRHGTLSAAARALGTTQPTVSRRLDALERSLQAKLFDREAGGLRPTALVLALVGGLEQMDAGAFSIQRQVAARDTGLSGEILVTSLDWLGDDVIAPMLARFGAAHPGVQIELINGTRVFNLARGEADLAFRFGSFEQENLIERRVGEVAYALYASTEYLQQHGTPDVGDGFEGHRLVYLDRAAGEVPHEAWLPALARHARIVLRSNGLRAHMAAVRDGVAMAVLPCLLADREPRLRRVALPHPAPVRWVRVGFHSDMRDTPRIRALVDHVVGEFELLGACLNPKQ; encoded by the coding sequence ATGTCGATCAATTGGGATGACCTGAAAGTCGCGCTTGCCATCGTCCGCCACGGAACGCTGAGCGCCGCCGCGCGCGCATTGGGCACGACACAGCCAACGGTGAGTCGCCGGCTCGACGCACTGGAACGCAGCCTGCAGGCGAAGCTGTTCGATCGCGAGGCTGGCGGGTTGCGGCCCACGGCGCTGGTGCTCGCACTGGTCGGCGGCCTGGAACAGATGGACGCGGGCGCGTTTTCGATCCAGCGGCAGGTGGCGGCGCGCGACACCGGGCTCAGCGGCGAGATCCTCGTGACCAGCCTCGACTGGCTGGGGGACGACGTAATCGCGCCGATGCTGGCGCGGTTCGGCGCTGCACATCCGGGCGTGCAGATCGAGTTGATCAACGGGACGCGTGTGTTCAACCTGGCCCGCGGCGAGGCGGATCTTGCCTTTCGTTTCGGATCGTTCGAACAGGAAAACCTCATCGAGCGTCGCGTGGGCGAAGTCGCCTATGCGCTCTACGCATCCACGGAATACCTGCAACAGCATGGAACGCCGGATGTCGGCGACGGCTTTGAAGGTCACCGCCTCGTCTATCTCGATCGCGCCGCGGGTGAAGTGCCGCACGAAGCCTGGTTGCCGGCGCTGGCGCGTCACGCGCGCATCGTGCTGCGTTCGAATGGGTTGCGCGCACACATGGCGGCCGTGCGCGATGGCGTGGCAATGGCGGTGTTGCCCTGCCTGCTTGCGGACCGGGAGCCACGGCTGCGTCGCGTGGCATTGCCACATCCGGCGCCGGTGCGATGGGTGCGCGTGGGCTTCCATTCCGACATGCGCGACACCCCACGCATTCGCGCCCTGGTGGATCATGTCGTGGGGGAGTTCGAGCTGTTGGGGGCGTGTCTGAATCCGAAGCAGTGA
- a CDS encoding VOC family protein: MLQMDHLILRVADPAASVRFYRQILALEHERAPPFEVLRINDDCVIDLLAEAPKDTMHLAFSLGRQAFDTVRERLQASGVAFGSSAFVRDGRVARQYGARGWGDALYFHDLDHHNIEARTYDKS; this comes from the coding sequence ATGCTGCAGATGGACCATCTGATCCTGCGCGTCGCCGATCCTGCAGCCTCCGTGCGCTTCTATCGGCAAATCCTGGCCCTGGAACACGAGCGCGCACCACCCTTCGAGGTGCTGCGCATCAACGACGATTGCGTGATCGATCTGCTGGCCGAAGCGCCGAAGGACACGATGCACCTCGCCTTCAGCCTCGGCCGGCAGGCGTTCGACACCGTGCGCGAACGGCTGCAGGCGTCCGGCGTTGCCTTTGGCAGTTCCGCCTTCGTCCGCGACGGTCGCGTGGCACGCCAATACGGCGCACGCGGCTGGGGAGACGCGTTGTACTTCCACGACCTGGACCACCACAACATTGAAGCAAGGACCTATGACAAATCCTGA